CTGTTTTGACACTGCAGAGGCAGTGCTGGGTAAATAATTCACTGTCATCCTACAGTTCCTCGTGAGAGGgcaggcggggggggggggctgcccTGTAAAAAGCCAGTCCCAGTGAagctcacacattcacattcagtCGAGCAGCAACTCGTAGTGTGGAGCTGAGGATAGTTAGGATAGTAAAACCGACCTGAGGTGCCTTCTCTGGAGGCTGACATTTTCAAACAGACAGCCAGTCAACTAGTGGTAGTTTCTCCAGGTTTCACTACAGAGTCAAAGCTCAGCTGAAGTCAGCCCTGCGCTTACAAAGTTCACTCACCTCCAACTGATTACAGTCTGTGTTGCCATGTCTCTGTGTTTACCATTTAATCCAAATCTGGCTCCGTTTCTGCattccatttttcttttctgagcAAATTGCAAGATAAATGAGCAAAGCTAATTGTTCATGCCTCATGTCCGTTTCTGTTTTGGTGTAGGCACAAGCAAGAAttattgttttctgtgtgttgtcCTCTGTATTTACTCAGTCCTCTGTATTTACTCTGTTGTCCAGGATGTGTTGCTTTCAGCCTGCCAAGACTAAAAACAATCTGTGTTCaacaaaatcagtgttttcatgtctttatgtAGCTTTCAGCAGCCTTCAGATCCGTTCCTAGCTCCAGGAAGATTAGCACAATGCAGACTCTGGGTACAAATTAGCACCATCCGCTTGTCAagtgctggtaaaatatgcacgTTTACTTCATTCACCAGCCAGAAAAACAATGATGATCTATTGAGCGGCTGGTAAAATTTGAATATTTACGAGTGCTGCATGGATGACTTTTTTTGTAGGCCGATGTGAAAGTTAGCGTCGCCTTGGTTCTCATGTCAAAGAGCCAGTGGGACTttttcattggattttggattgttgcagaaaatgtttgatacttacaagttttgttcagcatgataatcttcacaaatgaacaccacttctGTGATTTTTGTAGTGTGAATGCAAACGCCAGAAATAAAAAAGCTAACTTTAGGCTATAAACGAACTACACCATGGTCGCATGACTTCAACATTGCCACCACAGTAAGGCTGTAAAGTCGTGTTTGGCTTGATGACATTCTCTAGTCtctacttgttagcaaccgccttttttaagacgCCCAGATGCTCAAAAAATTCACAAGTGAGGTATTTACTGGCGTGTTTATATCATGGATCAACACGTGAAAAATCTctaaagcttgtgttaaccacagcccttatttcaggcatctaaccgaAAACCCAGTGACATCGAGATGAGAGAACTGAAGTGCAGAAATGTTCTCCCCTATGTAGCAGGTGCACAAAAGTTTATTACACAGTTATGTGCGCccataaacaataaaataaggATATGACTAATTTCACTGTTGTGGCAGACCAACATTTAAATAATGTTAACTGGAACACAAAATGAGGCCCTATGAAACTGAAATCTTATAAAATACGTCTGGCACATGGATCCCGACTCTCCTCTTTACCTCTTCCCTCTCCCATAAGAAGTTAAAACTTAAAATAGGATTTGAAAGCAGCATCTGAAGTGCAAAGAAACTTAAAAGCTCTCCTGCTTTCATACTGACAGCTTGCGACCTGGACTACAGTATGTTGCAGGAGCACTGCATTAATACTTTAGGACTTGTTTCATTGAAGTTTTGATATTGTATTATTAATGTGAAGGATTGTGAAGTTGTTAACATTACCAGAACTTGCGTCAAAACTCGAGATAGCGAGCTGGGGCTGCGTGTCCAGGGCAAAGAAAGTGATTGATGGTGATGGTAAAACACAGACCAGCAGGCAACATGAGCGCTGAGCATAAGTCAGAGCCTGACTTCAAACATCCagaactgctcctttaatcaTTCATTtgcatgggggaaaaaaagtgtgtttttgcatGCCATCCTTAGACACAGGCAAAAATAAGTAGAGGCCTGTAGCCATATATTGATGCCAGTCGTGGTTTGGGTTTTGGTGCCCAGATcactaaaatgaaaaagatCATGCCAGCCACTCTGATGATATAAAACTGGACTTTTGTTGGTCATTTTAATCTCAGGGCCAGACAGCTGTACAGCTTAACAAGCctattatttcatttaatttgtatttggtGCTATCTTGTAATGAAGCATTGCCATAAAAAGAGTGTGGCACATGAATTCGCTTGCCGTTTTGGTCACAATACAGCCTGTTATTATTGTCCTAGTCTTTCTGGTGAGGCTTTCTGCAGTCATCTGGGTCTGGAGCACTTAGCCCAAATTAGAGCAGCTCTTAAGTTGGTGTGAGAGGATAAAAAAGGAAGCAGGTCTTGGCTAGGTGATGAAGTGAGGCTCCCCTGCAGAGATCCTGCGCTTTGATAAGAGCTGCTCCAGCACATCTCTGCCTGACTGATGTCAAAAAGAGACAAGGTTGACCCTGAATCCTGGGAGAGTTGTTAAAATTAAAGTTAGTTTGTGCCGGTATGTGTATGTGCGTCCTTGTATTTTGTGATTAACCTGGATTGTCTGCATTCTCTCCCTCGGTAGCTCTTCCCATGGGCCATGGCATTGATCTGGTGGCACTTGTAGTgcctcattttgtgtgtgtacttgcTGCTGTAGTCCCAGTAAAGCAGAGGCACAGTCATATATCCCCACCAACCTACATGTCTGGTGGTGTTCTGGAAATCAAAATGGATTCAGAAACATAGGAGttggtgtgtatatatatatgtagggGTGGATATGTGGTTTGGGGACAGAAAAAGTTTTTGCTTCTGTCTTAAGTCCTGCATTTGCTTTGATGAGATTCTTCGTCTTATCCTTTTCTCCACAAACTGCATCACCACTGTTTTTGATAATCTCTTCCCTTTCGCCCAGCTGTGTTTAGTGCTTCTCAGTGTTTTCCTCTTTCTGTAATGAATGCACGTTAatgctgtagttggtaacttttatccaaaaaaagtttccatatttgctgaaactaactatattcacacagcatgAAATGAGAtggataatctgtgaaaaagaaTCATATTTTTCTGCCTACTCTGTTGCCCTGAAGCGCTTCAGATGTCCTTACTGCATGCCATTGAAAACATcgaatcagagccgaggagtctccaacgcagctgtcagtcatgttaatCACTGCTGTAAACtgaggtcaaactgtcaaactaggcagcgctgatcaaatattaatcaagattctgttactgcattgcatATTTTGTCACCTGAAgcattttcagaaacattttagtgTCCTGTCtagctgtaaaatgaggaaGTTTGTGGCCCGGCCACCATATTGGATGCAGTCGTTGTTACAGGTAAGgcttgaaatatatatatagtttgtGGAGAAAATTGCCTATTTAAAGCCTCAACTGTATCATTGACTGCATCCAATATGGCAGCCAGGCCACaaactcattttacagctaaatagGACACTAAAATGTTCCTTAGAATAtttcaggtgagaaataggcaatgcagtaccagaatcttgatttatatttgatcagagGAGAAGGAAACTGTACGTCTTTCAGAATATAttaacagtttcagcaaatatgaccaaaaataattctcataaaagttaccagctgTAGCTTTAAACAGCTTGTCTTACAGCAAATAGCCAAACTAACGCTTCTCCCTGTCTTGTCTCCACCCTTTGCCTTTCACCCCCCTTTTAGGTGACATCCATGGGCAATACACAGATCTGCTGAGGCTGTTTGAGTACGGTGGTTTCCCTCCAGAGGCAAACTACCTTTTCCTGGGCGACTACGTGGACAGAGGGAAACAGTCCCTGGAAACCATCTGCCTCTTGTTGGCCTACAAGATCAAATACCCAGAGAACTTTTTCCTGCTCAGGGGCAACCACGAGTGTGCTTCCATCAACCGCATCTACGGCTTCTACGATGAGTGTGAGTACAAATGAACTCACCCTGCCTGCACACATAAACACTTATCAGCCACAACACTAAAACCTcacaggtgaagtgaatgacATTGATCATCTCGTTACAAGGCAGTGGTCTGCTGGAATCCTTGGGTACTGATCATCACACACCTAAACAGTCCTGAAGCACTTACATCGTTTGGTTTTaatcatgtgtgtatttgtgttccACCAGGCAAGCGCAGGTTCAACATTAAGTTGTGGAAGACCTTCACTGACTGCTTTAACTGCCTCCCCATTGCTGCTATCATTGATGAGAAGATCTTCTGCTGCCATGGAGGTAAGAAAACAGCTGGCACGCATTTTCTCCCCTTGTCCCAAATGTAAACCAGAGCTTTTTGATGCCCTGGTTTGATATATATTCGTAGTACTAACctctttattttctatttagGGCTATCGCCTGATTTGCAGTCAATGGAGCAGATTCGCAGGATCATGAGGCCAACAGACGTGCCTGATACAGGTACTGTTAATGTGTCTGTatgtacttaaagggacagttcaccccaaaatcaaacctACATATccttttacttgtagtgctgtttaCCAGTCTAGATTGTCTAGTTGTTGGAGATATCACCTCACCTAGCCTCCTTAGCTAAGTGgcgctaggtgagctagcagtagatgcatgcctCCTTCTGTGCAGAAATAGTCAGTGGGTGTaattcggtagaaagaaaatagttcctacatgaaactgaaaactgttactgaaactgctcacaacaaggtctgtagaaTATCTCTTGAGTAAGCGGATTTCTGGGAAGAGACATTGCTATTAAGTTGTTCAGATGTATTGTTTTGGTGCGCTAGCAGCACATGCAGGGGAGGTCTGTCCATTTTTCCAAAAACCGAAGCCCCATTAGTCAAAAAAATGTCCAGTTtcccaattgccagaaaaaatgttaaatgtaacggatatgttacatttgtcagCGACGCTGTGGTGactgtgtggttaggtttaggcacaaaaactttggttatgtttaaaaaaagattgtgttttggcttaaatcACCCACATGTGGTGGCACAAAAGTTGCTGATAAGCAGGGACGGGTCAGTGAAATACAAACGGGTGCGGTGACTCAAATGCTGCTGAGAAACACTTGCGGTAAAATCACCCACAATCAGTGGTTCGAACGCTGCTAGGAAATTGaaactaactgcagggagtgtgtatttttggagaaacaggACTTCGGAGCAATGGGCGTTCATTTTTGGGATAATGATCTATCTTTGGAACAGGCTTTTGGTTCAAGGGGACTAAAGGCGCTTCAGAATTTGGGGCCGTTAGCACAATGGCATGGCaccaagctgagtgccatccagTTCTTTTATAATGTAGAAAAGGCAGACCTCCCAGTGGCGCTATCTCCAACACTCGTCAACTCACACTTAAACAATCTAGACAGattaacagcactacaggtaagaggaaaatatgtgtattgattttgaggtgaactgtccctttaagtggaTGCTCACACTCATAGATTTTCCTTAATGTGAATGACAATGACACTGTTACTATCTACTCTCTTCCTTCAACTCTTTACCGATTTCCCTGTTCTTTatctccatctctcctctccaCGTGCGTCCCCCAGGCTTGCTGTGTGACCTTTTGTGGTCAGACCCAGATAAGGACGTACAAGGCTGGGGAGAGAACGACCGCGGGGTCTCCTTCACCTTCGGGGCAGATGTGGTCAGCAAGTTCCTAAACCGCCACGACCTGGACCTCATCTGCAGAGCCCACCAGGTAATTACCAAGGGGAATGAAGGCAGAGAGTCCTGGATGGGGATTGTGAAAGCGGGAAGTGCATTGCAAGCAGAttgatcttgttttttttttttttcttagagaCTTTAAAATTGGTTGGACATGCACTTTAATGAAAGCTGACCTCCATTAGTTTGTGTGTCTTCTGCTCGAGTAATTACTGAGGCTGAtgcaaagacacagacacaagagctAAACCACATATTAATAGACTCAGTGTATCTTTTCCCCCCCCCGAATCATTCATTACAACTTCATTTAGCTCTCACTTATTATCAAtgcgtttttttccccctgattTTAAACAGTCTGACAGAGAATTAGAAGCTATTTTTTGCTTCTGAGACACTGGCGTCACATATATTCACTGATAGATGACTAAAAAGAATTGATTATCATGATCAGAATGTATAACTTCTCCGTTATACATTAGCTATTTCAGCTCCACGTTGGGCGTCGTATATTGATTCAGATGTAGGTGGTTATGGACGCTCAACCATGATAGCAAAGCTGGATTCTGTAACTAGCCGAAGATCTGTTTCTCCGTATTGATCGGCGTGGGCGGTGGAATAATGTCATGTGTCTTCCAACAGGTTGTGGAGGATGGATATGAGTTCTTTGCCAAACGCCAACTGGTCACACTGTTCTCCGCTCCAAACTACTGCGGGGAGTTTGACAATGCAGGCGGCATGATGAGTGTCGACGAATCCCTCATGTGTTCCTTCCAGGTAGGTTAAAAACTAGACACGAGCATATATGTTTGACTGTGTTACCTCAGAGACGCTcacacctctctgtctctctgtgttgttattCAAAGATCCTAAAGCCCTCAGAGAAGAAGGCCAAGTACCAGTACGGCGGTGTAAATTCTGGTCGGCCTGTCACCCCTCCCCGCACCACCCAAGCCCCCAAGAAGAGGTGAACGTACAGCCTTGGCTCTCCCCCCTCCTTCTCCCCCTGTCCGTCCCCGGTCTGCCATCACGGCAACCCCTGTAACTCCCCTGTATAGCGAAGATACAGGGCTTATCTAATTGCCCAAATCTTTCTCCCCTACTCACCCACCCTCTCCCCAACTCCACTGACAGCTCTTTTcttaatgtgtatgtgtacataaATTTGCTGTGatcaatctgttttttttttgttgttgtttttttgcctgTTTGTTGGTATTTTTTGATATTATTAACagataatcttttttttttgtggttttactTCCAATGCCATTTGAGGTTTTCTGAGGTTCTGTGTCGTGTAAGGAAAAGCCTTCTCTGTGTAGAGCGGCTGACTTAGAGGAATTTCTTTTCAGTTTAACTAAAAACACAGTCGAGATTGATTGTTTGCCTTGACCTCTCGGAAAAGCGGAGCGAGTCCTTCCAGCGTGTTGTTAAATGAGACTGAGGTTTTCTGTGCAATGCTAAATCCGTAGACGCAAATAACAGTTTAACAGTTTGAACACATTACAGCGTATGCGGTGCACTTGCGGTTGTTGGTGCAGGCGCACGTTTTATATATTTAACCAGAGAAAAAGTGCATGTCCCCACGAGTGGCGAAGAATGTGAAGAGACCGGTTTGAATGAAGTATAGAGGCTAAATTGGATGCTGCTGGCAGTGGACACGCTCTCCCCGAACACAACGCCCTCTGGGCATCCATTCCTCCACTCTGTTATGCCTCCCTGTGCCTCGACTCCACACCCACACAAAAACATGCCGCTCCTCACACAGAGCTGGCATTGACCATGTTCCTGGGtctatttattatttgttcTCATCAAGTTAATACCCCGTTATAATCCTCCTGATatgaagtgaggacattttcttCATGTCCACACACACTAACGGTCAGTATTTCACCTGCAGACATACTGGAGATATGGTGTAGAAGAAGTGCTTATAAAAATGGCCGCTCCTAATCTTTGTATGAAGAAGCAGTGAAGGATAGAAAATATCTAACAGCACAGGTTGCAATGTATTTTAAATAAGCCGTACAGTGTTGAAATGACCAAATAAATACAATGCAAGCTTCATAAAATGCTCCACAGTATTTCATttgtttagtgctgtttatagagcacacaacaacaacaacacaatgaaGAAAGTTTGCTTTTGaaagcttttaaaaaatgccagCGATCCTCCTGTCACATCACCCAATCTGTTCTGGTACAGAGTATGAAAACTGTGGAGGAGTCAGGAGTGGGCGGCAGAACCAAGACGTTATGCTGTGTGATAGTGACGCCACCTGGTGTATGAACACAGTAGTGCAGTGCAAATCAGATGTGAATTTCAAACAAGCTCGCAATGGGCTTTTGATTCTGTTGCCAGTGCAAAATGTTGTCATTCAccacgaggaggaggaggatgaggaggaggtaCTGGCAGGTGACGATGCAGTCGACCCTTTGTGGAAAACAGTtgcctcttttctttctttctttttgctcTTTGTGGTATTATTCTTTCTGTTGTATTTCTATGTTCTCTATTCACATTGTTTACTTTTTGTTCACTTAATTTATTTCCTAATACTGATAATAATACGAAAACAATGAGGTGTTACCAAAAGCTGTTTTGCAATTTGTACAAGTTTGTTTGAAAGTCTataaattcaataaaattgATGGAAACCAAAACTTGTTGCCCTCTCTGTTTCTGAACCCATGTCTTCACTCTGTTGAAGAACTTCAAGCACTGCAAAGTTACACAGTTATTTACTTTAAGCTGAATTAACGaaaagattatttaaaatgagtttaaagataatttaaaaataagtttGCAGTCATTACAGGGTGGAGTAGGCACTGTAAAAAAAGGAATGTTTTTAGCTCTGGCTTAAAAGTGGTCAGAGTCGGGGCTTGTCTAACATCATCTGGGAGGTTATTCCatgtttgtgctgcatgataaAATTCTGCTTCACTATGTTTCATTCTGACTCTTGGGACAGTCAGTAGGCGGGCCCCAGATGTCCTCAGGGTCCTAGAAGGTTCATATGTCACAAGCATGTCAGAGATACATTTGGGCGCTGAGCCACATTTAAATATAATGGTAAAACTCTTcaactaacaaaatgttttccttGCATAGCATACAATTTGGTGTGCAACCCTGTGTTTTAGAACAGCAAACAAACCCTTAAATCGAGATGACGTTGGGTTTTGAGCACCTCAAACAACAGTAGTATATTATAAaccaaatattaaaacaaatatgatCACATTTTTTCAATCATGTCCTCATAAGGGATAAggagtttattttatttcaactgtATTTAGGCAGCTATCCAAGTTATCTATTTTTTctgctcttgctcagcttcacaaATTAATAATAACACTAACGTTTTACTCCTCCTGGACCTTCTTCAAGAGTGTTCAACACCATCATTTCACAACAATGAGCTTAAAAAGAAACTGCCTTACCCATTTCAcaggtgtgcacaggtgtgAGGGAATTAATCAGCATCATTGACAACAGCCTGTGCACCATGTGTCACATATCCCACAAACTAAAGAACAAGAGAACAAGACAAACATAGGAAAAACCTACAAAACTCAGGCTCCTTAGAAAATAAAAGCTATTTACAAGATTATTGACAAAAATGTTGATCGTATAAATGAACACATCGGCCTCTCGGCTTTCATAAATCATTCAAAATACTCAACATTGTACACTCTTACGCCATGTATCATAAATTGGTCTTTTAAGATCCCAAAATCCATCACAGCATGACATGCCATGGTATCGCATCATTTAATCCTTTAGGAGATAGTGTTTGCAGATTAAAGGCCTTTGACACACTGACCTATACAAAGCAGACTAATTGCAAGTTAACTtaatatattttacattaatttaAGATGATGACACTCTTTATCATCGATTTACTCACAAGCTAGTCACAGATCAATCCTTTGTTCACTTTTCTTCTGTCTCTTGTGAGCATATCTTTGTCAGTTACCCTCTCCGCCAGGGGTTTAAAGAAACATAGCTAAGTGCAGTGTCATAACTCCTGTGAAAACTCAAATGCAGAAGACACACAGGAGGCAGAgtagagttaaaaaaaataagcatGGCCTTTACCTCAGTCCAAAAAAGTAATACACTAACAAGGAGtcaaaaaaagctttaaaaaaacaaacaaaacaaaaacagacagggagTTGGCAAAAAAATCCAGAGAATTAAACAGTCAttggtgagctggactgcaatGACACAAGAGGTTAGTACAAATCCAGCATGTTACATGCaaagcctttttttgtttgctaaGCAACACAAAacccatttgtgtttttttcaaagAGTCTTTTTCAGTTGTCAAAGATGCCAATGTTTGGAGGGCACTGTGGGTCAATGACCTATGGTTAGCACGTGGCTCTGAACGCTCTGTGGGCATAGACATCCTAACAAACAAATTCTCTGGAAACATCCTGCACTCTGACTGAGATCCATCTGGTCACTATCTTTGTCCAATCATCAGCATAAATCAAATCACAGTTAGAACAGTCAGTATTTATGGATATCAatctaaaatacaaaataacaaTTTACTTCAAATGCTGGAAAATCGAATACAACACTGGCTAACAAAAACTTTTTGGCAGAGAGGTTTTTAACATGATTAAAGACAGTTTTGTTGACTGCTGGCCACGACGTGCTTACACTGCTTACACACTATGTAGTTGAGTGCCTTAAGATGTTGACTGAAAAGTTTAATCTGACTGACATATAGAGAAAGAAATTTCCTGGGGTGAATACTTGGAGAAATAGAACCCCTATcagcaggggtgtaaatatagacaatgCAGGCAGAATGACTGCACTAAATGATAAAAAAGAATAGaagaatattattaatttataaacAGTGGCATTTACTATATCCCCCTGAGACGTCAACTTCTGTTTGGcctgcatttttaatgtctcCCAGCTATTTGGgaatatatagtatatatatatataatatatactgtatatagtataaaaataaacgtctttaaacaggaagtggcttctgagagaaaaaaagatgtcctcatatggggaCGATGGGTTTATCTTAATGGTCAAAAGTGTTATAAAGTATAAAATTGTTCACCTGAATGTTGTTGTGCAAAAACTATATTCCAAATAAAGCAACAAGTCTTGTGATTTGTTCATTTAGAAAACTCGGCATGAATTTCCCTCGATCCATTCTCCAAGCTAGCTAAAATTAGTCAAACTTGCCATATCacactacaaacattattaatcataaataaacaagtttcaaccataaaactTGATCAGGTTTtagaccttgtccacttttgtgtcggcatcggctgcagactgacttggcagagatggctgccatcttgtttttacatggattagtgtattgtgctcttactaccactagatggcacaataagtgtccacaaatgaggacaacaggtctgagttaagtagaatgaagtataaggtgcaggaAACCAAAAATGTGAAGTCCTCATAGGACACAGGGTTATAAAATCTTTAAATATACTATAAAaactattcaattcaattatTAATTTCTTGCGTtcttatatattatttttgtcagatatgcaatGATTAATCCTGTTTAATATGCTGATGTCAAATGTCAAGTAGCTAGAGCCCTTCCTGACTTCCTTCCGCCGCTGTCCATCAGACTGTCTCATTTAGATTACTGGTTAGCATAAAAACATATGAATAATTGTTATATCCCTGTTAGTATCATTACCACACCCTTAACTAACCATAGTGCAGTTTCTATCCATCTCCCTTTACATTCAGCAAACAACACACTCTACAAAGGCTTGTACTAGGAGATTAAGAGCTCCCTGCTGAAGCACAAAGTGGTAAAAATAGAAATCCAAAATGTGATTAGATACTTTTGGTACAAGGCCCAAACTGAGAATCTGCACTGCAATAACTGGGAGTtgttcaaatttgaagaagcaCAATACGCGAGAAGATATGGCATTCATTTGGCAAAAGCATGGTCTCTAAAATATTCTCTTTTTATTAACAACCCCCTGGGAGTttatcagacacagacaaaaactgaattaattaaatatcaaaataaattgGATTAAATTTATAAAATGAAGGCATAAGGTGCATTTTGGAAGATCTAGGAAAAGATGGCTCGAAGAGGGAGAACAAAACTTATTTCATAAGAAAACTACTACAAGAAAACTATAAATGACAATGAAGTGATAGCTGATAACTTAAACGTGACATCTTAACATTGTTCCAACTTTACAGTGACAATTCACAGTATTGTGAAGAGCCAACCTCCTTCCTGGAAATGATGAATGACATCACCCAGTTTGAATTAGGTCATGAACAATTATGTGATAGTCCTTTATCTCTGGAGGAAATCTCAAATGCAATTTAACATCTTAATAATAATGGATCCCCTTGAGTGGATGATCTTACTGCAGGATTTTATAAGACATTTGCTAAAGAACTGACACCATTTCTGTTACTGAAAGTATTGAAAAAGGGTCTCTTCCTCCTGCACTGACAGAAGGACGTATTAGTCTGGTTCCTAAACcctgaaaaaaatcactgaCTAAATGACAATTGGAgaccaaaatgaaataaaatttctATAGTTTTTTAGAAGTTGGGAGGCAGTTTTGAAGAGGTGTGTTTTGAGGGATTTCTCGAGGAGCTCAGACAGAAGGGGAGGTGGGTTGTGGAGGGCTTTATATGTGATGAGGAGGTGTTTGAAGTGGATACAGTGGGGCATCGGGAGCCAGTGGAAGTTATGAAGGACAGGGTCGATGTGGTCGAAGACGAGCAGCTGAATTCTGGATATACTGAAGTTTCTTGAGAGTTTTGGATGATGGACCGTAGAGGAGACTTTCGCAGTGGTCAAGTCAGGAAGTGATGAATGCATGATTGGGagtctctgcagctgaaaagGAGAGATGGACAGAGGTGGGCGATGTCTCTGAGATGGAAGAAGGATGTTTTGTTGATGTGTTTGAACACATCACACTCTCAAAGGAGAGGGTTTGATTGAAGATGACACCAAGGTTACGGACATGGGGGGAGGAAGTTGGTTTGAACCCAGGACTTTATTCCAGTCACGTCATGATCCTTAGTTTGtgtttatattctgttatcctatggact
This Epinephelus lanceolatus isolate andai-2023 chromosome 15, ASM4190304v1, whole genome shotgun sequence DNA region includes the following protein-coding sequences:
- the LOC117267401 gene encoding serine/threonine-protein phosphatase PP1-beta catalytic subunit-like, yielding MAEGELNVDSLISRLLEVRGCRPGKIVQMTEAEVRGLCIKSREIFLSQPILLELEAPLKICGDIHGQYTDLLRLFEYGGFPPEANYLFLGDYVDRGKQSLETICLLLAYKIKYPENFFLLRGNHECASINRIYGFYDECKRRFNIKLWKTFTDCFNCLPIAAIIDEKIFCCHGGLSPDLQSMEQIRRIMRPTDVPDTGLLCDLLWSDPDKDVQGWGENDRGVSFTFGADVVSKFLNRHDLDLICRAHQVVEDGYEFFAKRQLVTLFSAPNYCGEFDNAGGMMSVDESLMCSFQILKPSEKKAKYQYGGVNSGRPVTPPRTTQAPKKR